In one window of Pseudomonas sp. IAC-BECa141 DNA:
- a CDS encoding S41 family peptidase yields MLHLSRLTSLALTIALVIGAPLAFAAQPAPAVAPAGTAATSKAPLPLEELRTFAEVMDRIKAAYVEPVDDKTLLENAIKGMLSNLDPHSAYLGPEDFAELQESTSGEFGGLGIEVGAEDGFIKVVSPIDDTPASKAGIQAGDFIVKINGAPTRGQTMTEAVDKMRGKIGQKITLTLVRDGGTPFDVTLARAVIQVKSVKAQLLESGYGLIRITQFQVKTGEEVSKALAKLRKDNGKKLNGIILDLRNNPGGVLQAAVEVVDHFITKGLIVYTKGRIANSELRFSATGKDESEAVPMVVLINGGSASASEIVAGALQDQKRAVVMGTTSFGKGSVQTVLPLNNDRALKITTALYFTPNGRSIQAQGIVPDIEVRKAKITNEADGDYFKEADLQGHLGNGNGGADRPTGSGGKAKAMPQDDDYQLAQALSLLKGLSITSGR; encoded by the coding sequence ATGCTGCATTTGTCCCGCCTTACCTCGCTGGCCCTGACGATCGCCCTGGTGATCGGCGCGCCTCTGGCGTTTGCCGCTCAACCGGCCCCGGCTGTCGCTCCGGCAGGCACTGCCGCGACCTCCAAGGCGCCATTGCCGCTGGAAGAGTTGCGCACCTTTGCCGAGGTCATGGACCGGATCAAGGCCGCCTATGTCGAACCGGTGGACGACAAGACCCTGCTGGAAAACGCGATCAAGGGCATGCTCAGCAACCTTGATCCGCACTCCGCCTACCTTGGTCCCGAGGATTTCGCCGAGTTGCAGGAAAGCACCAGCGGTGAATTCGGCGGCCTGGGCATCGAAGTCGGCGCCGAAGACGGCTTCATCAAGGTCGTGTCGCCAATCGACGACACGCCGGCGTCGAAGGCCGGCATCCAGGCCGGCGACTTCATCGTCAAGATCAACGGCGCGCCGACCCGTGGCCAGACCATGACCGAAGCCGTGGACAAGATGCGCGGCAAGATCGGCCAGAAGATCACCCTGACCCTGGTTCGCGACGGCGGCACGCCGTTCGACGTGACCCTTGCTCGCGCCGTGATTCAGGTGAAGAGCGTCAAGGCGCAACTGCTGGAATCGGGTTATGGCCTGATCCGCATCACCCAGTTCCAGGTCAAGACCGGCGAAGAGGTCTCCAAGGCCCTGGCCAAACTGCGCAAGGACAACGGCAAGAAGCTCAACGGCATCATCCTCGACCTGCGCAACAACCCGGGCGGCGTGTTGCAGGCAGCGGTGGAAGTGGTCGACCACTTCATCACCAAAGGCCTGATCGTCTACACCAAGGGTCGGATCGCCAACTCCGAACTGCGCTTCTCCGCCACCGGCAAGGACGAAAGCGAAGCGGTGCCAATGGTTGTGCTGATCAACGGTGGCAGCGCCTCGGCCTCGGAAATCGTCGCCGGCGCCCTGCAGGATCAGAAACGCGCCGTGGTCATGGGCACCACCAGTTTCGGCAAGGGCTCGGTGCAGACCGTGCTGCCGCTGAACAACGACCGCGCGCTGAAGATCACCACTGCGCTGTACTTCACGCCGAACGGTCGCTCGATTCAGGCCCAGGGCATCGTCCCGGACATCGAGGTACGCAAGGCCAAGATCACCAACGAGGCAGACGGCGACTACTTCAAGGAAGCCGACCTGCAAGGTCACCTGGGCAACGGCAACGGCGGCGCGGACCGTCCAACCGGTTCGGGCGGCAAGGCCAAGGCGATGCCGCAGGATGACGATTACCAGTTGGCCCAGGCCCTGAGCCTGCTCAAAGGCCTGAGCATCACGTCCGGCCGTTGA